The proteins below come from a single Papaver somniferum cultivar HN1 chromosome 11, ASM357369v1, whole genome shotgun sequence genomic window:
- the LOC113323186 gene encoding GTP 3',8-cyclase, mitochondrial-like isoform X1, which yields MQRYGRQILEWQFGFRRLNFSSVGVLASKPVTESNSALPSESSSGQSIAKDSLDSSQSKTDANSSGEDQQKASPASDMLVDSFGRLHTYLRISLTERCNLRCQYCMPDAGVDLTPSPQLLSQNEIIRVANLFVSSGVDKIRLTGGEPTVRKDIEEICLQLSNLEGLKTLAITTNGITLARKLPKLKECGLTAVNISLDTLVPAKFEFMTRRKGFLKVLESINTAADLGYNPVKVNCVIMRGFNDDEICDFVELTRDKPINVRFIEFMPFDGNVWNVKKLVPYAEMLDKVVQQFKSLKRLQDHPTDTAKNFRVDGYCGSVSFITSMTEHFCAGCNRLRLLADGNFKVCLFGPSEVSLRDPLRSGIDDEGLKEIIGAAVKRKKASHSGMFDIAKTANRPMIHIGG from the exons GTTGGTGTTCTGGCGTCGAAACCCGTTACTGAAAGTAATTCTGCTTTACCTTCTGAGAGTAGTAGTGGTCAGTCTATAGCTAAGGACAGCTTGGACAGTTCGCAGTCCAAGACCGATGCAAATTCGTCCGGAGAAGATCAACAGAAAGCTAGTCCAGCTTCTGATATGTTAGTTGATTCGTTTGGGAGACTGCACACTTATTTGAGGATCTCCTTGACAGAGCGCTGTAATCTCCGATGTCAGTATTGTATGCCAGATGCTGGTGTTGACCTAACTCCAAGCCCTCAACTTCTGTCACAGAACGAAATTATTCGCGTGGCAAATCTATTTGTAAGTTCAGGGGTAGACAAAATCAGGCTCACTGGTGGAGAGCCAACGGTTAGGAAAGATATTGAAGAGATATGCTTACAGTTATCTAACTTGGAAGGGCTGAAAACATTGGCAATTACTACTAATGGGATTACTCTAGCTAGAAAACTTCCGAAGTTGAAAGAGTGTGGGCTGACTGCCGTGAATATAAGCTTGGACACACTAGTCCCAGCAAAATTCGAGTTCATGACAAGGCGTAAGGGAtttttgaaagttttggagtcAATTAATACAGCAGCAGATCTTGGATACAATCCTGTTAAG GTGAATTGTGTCATAATGCGGGGATTCAATGACGACGAGATCTGTGATTTTGTTGAGTTAACACGGGATAAGCCAATTAATGTTAGGTTTATTGAGTTCATGCCATTTGATGGAAATGTCTGGAATGTCAAGAAACTTGTACCTTATGCAGAAATGTTGGATAAAGTG GTGCAACAGTTTAAAAGCTTAAAGAGGCTTCAAGATCACCCAACAGATACAGCTAAGAATTTCAGGGTAGATGGATACTGTGGTTCTGTATCTTTCATCACATCAATGACCGAGCACTTTTGTGCAGGTTGTAATAGACTGCGTCTTTTAGCTGATGGGAACTTCAAAGTATGCCTTTTTGGTCCTTCAGAG GTTAGCTTAAGAGATCCACTCCGGAGTGGCATCGATGATGAGGGGTTGAAGGAAATAATTGGAGCAGCG GTCAAGAGGAAGAAAGCTTCTCACTCGGGAATGTTTGACATTGCAAAGACAGCTAATAGACCCATGATACATATCGGTGGTTAA
- the LOC113323527 gene encoding probable plastid-lipid-associated protein 13, chloroplastic, whose translation MALVLDLIPSYAGFRNVSSTSCSLPPFNSSFTSSFSFIQVPGNRKNGFCGSRKLKNGSCRAMVQQTFQGASGNYAKEMERLSAKESLLLAFKDSGGFDSLVTGKISDLQRIDVNERITGLERLNPTPRPTTSPFLEGRWNFEWLGAGTSGLFAAKLLFERFPSSLAKLIQMNVLIKDGYAKTTANLKLLNSVENKFVLLTKMSVEGPLRMKEEYVEGVLEMPTVSEEAIPNQIKGSLGQAVTTMQQLSVPIKDVLANGLKVPLSGTFQRLFMISYLDEEILIIRDAMGVPDVLTRLPSPLDPNDIIEPIAEYES comes from the exons ATGGCTTTAGTTTTAGACCTAATTCCTTCTTATGCAGGGTTTCGTAATGTATCATCAACATCTTGTTCATTACCTCCTTTTAATTCTTCTTTTACGTCTTCGTTCTCGTTTATTCAAGTGCCGGGGAATCGAAAAAATGGTTTCTGTGGTAGTAGAAAATTGAAAAATGGTAGTTGCAGAGCTATGGTTCAACAGACATTTCAGGGAGCTTCTGGTAATTACGCTAAAGAAATGGAAAGGCTTTCTGCTAAGGAGTCTCTCCTTCTCGCG TTTAAAGATTCTGGCGGATTTGATTCTCTAGTCACTGGAAAGATATCGGATTTGCAGAGAATTGATGTGAATGAGAGAATCACTGGTCTTGAACGGCTCAATCCTACGCCTAGGCCTACAAC GTCGCCCTTTCTGGAAGGTCGATGGAATTTCGAGTGGCTTGGCGCTGGTACCTCTGGCTTGTTTGCTGCCAAGTTACTTTTCGA GAGATTTCCTTCGTCGCTGGCGAAGCTAATACAAATGAATGTGCTCATCAAGGATGGGTATGCAAAGACAACCGCAAATTTGAAGCTATTGAACTCG GTAGAAAACAAATTCGTCCTGCTTACTAAAATGTCTGTCGAGGGGCCACTTCGAATGaaagaagaatatgttgagggaGTTCTTGAAATGCCAACAGTTAGTGAAGAGGCAATACCCAATCAAATAAAAGGTTCACTTGGCCAAGCAGTTACCACTATGCAGCAACTTTCCGTTCCTATAAAGGATGTTTTGGCCAATGGGCTGAAGGTTCCTCTGA GTGGGACTTTCCAGAGGCTGTTTATGATTTCTTATCTGGATGAAGAAATACTG ATAATTAGGGATGCAATGGGAGTACCAGATGTTCTTACAAGGTTACCTTCCCCTCTTGATCCTAATGACATCATCGAACCCATCGCAGAGTACGAGAGTTAA
- the LOC113323186 gene encoding GTP 3',8-cyclase, mitochondrial-like isoform X2 gives MFLHIFPAQVGVLASKPVTESNSALPSESSSGQSIAKDSLDSSQSKTDANSSGEDQQKASPASDMLVDSFGRLHTYLRISLTERCNLRCQYCMPDAGVDLTPSPQLLSQNEIIRVANLFVSSGVDKIRLTGGEPTVRKDIEEICLQLSNLEGLKTLAITTNGITLARKLPKLKECGLTAVNISLDTLVPAKFEFMTRRKGFLKVLESINTAADLGYNPVKVNCVIMRGFNDDEICDFVELTRDKPINVRFIEFMPFDGNVWNVKKLVPYAEMLDKVVQQFKSLKRLQDHPTDTAKNFRVDGYCGSVSFITSMTEHFCAGCNRLRLLADGNFKVCLFGPSEVSLRDPLRSGIDDEGLKEIIGAAVKRKKASHSGMFDIAKTANRPMIHIGG, from the exons atgtttctccatatttttccaGCCCAG GTTGGTGTTCTGGCGTCGAAACCCGTTACTGAAAGTAATTCTGCTTTACCTTCTGAGAGTAGTAGTGGTCAGTCTATAGCTAAGGACAGCTTGGACAGTTCGCAGTCCAAGACCGATGCAAATTCGTCCGGAGAAGATCAACAGAAAGCTAGTCCAGCTTCTGATATGTTAGTTGATTCGTTTGGGAGACTGCACACTTATTTGAGGATCTCCTTGACAGAGCGCTGTAATCTCCGATGTCAGTATTGTATGCCAGATGCTGGTGTTGACCTAACTCCAAGCCCTCAACTTCTGTCACAGAACGAAATTATTCGCGTGGCAAATCTATTTGTAAGTTCAGGGGTAGACAAAATCAGGCTCACTGGTGGAGAGCCAACGGTTAGGAAAGATATTGAAGAGATATGCTTACAGTTATCTAACTTGGAAGGGCTGAAAACATTGGCAATTACTACTAATGGGATTACTCTAGCTAGAAAACTTCCGAAGTTGAAAGAGTGTGGGCTGACTGCCGTGAATATAAGCTTGGACACACTAGTCCCAGCAAAATTCGAGTTCATGACAAGGCGTAAGGGAtttttgaaagttttggagtcAATTAATACAGCAGCAGATCTTGGATACAATCCTGTTAAG GTGAATTGTGTCATAATGCGGGGATTCAATGACGACGAGATCTGTGATTTTGTTGAGTTAACACGGGATAAGCCAATTAATGTTAGGTTTATTGAGTTCATGCCATTTGATGGAAATGTCTGGAATGTCAAGAAACTTGTACCTTATGCAGAAATGTTGGATAAAGTG GTGCAACAGTTTAAAAGCTTAAAGAGGCTTCAAGATCACCCAACAGATACAGCTAAGAATTTCAGGGTAGATGGATACTGTGGTTCTGTATCTTTCATCACATCAATGACCGAGCACTTTTGTGCAGGTTGTAATAGACTGCGTCTTTTAGCTGATGGGAACTTCAAAGTATGCCTTTTTGGTCCTTCAGAG GTTAGCTTAAGAGATCCACTCCGGAGTGGCATCGATGATGAGGGGTTGAAGGAAATAATTGGAGCAGCG GTCAAGAGGAAGAAAGCTTCTCACTCGGGAATGTTTGACATTGCAAAGACAGCTAATAGACCCATGATACATATCGGTGGTTAA